GTCTGACAGTGCCATCAAGGCTGCCAGAAAAAGCAGGACCATGTCACGCTCTCGCCTTCACAGGGTGCCCACGGAGTGCCTGGAAAAAGCGAGCTCAAGCTTGCGAGTTCActtctgcctctgccagctCAAAGCAGTCTCTGAACCTCAGCACAGAGGGTGGAGCAAAGCTCtccccctgctgctccttggggCACACCTCTGCCGCAGCAAGGCTCTCAAGAGAGGGATGGACCAGTGGTTAAAGCAGTCAGAAAGGAATCCAGCCAATCTTTGCTGTGCCCCAGGTTCCCCATTGCCAGTCACAGGTTTTCCGGCACCGTGAGCTTCACACTTGTGCCATTAGCTCACAGCTGCAGGCCTGTGAAGGCTGCGACATTTCACTTGGTCAGCGGTAAGGCAAAAGGACACCAACATGGCCACTGCGTGCTTCCCTCTTTTTGCCCCTTCTGGCAGgtgggcagccccagcaaggGGCAAGTGTCCCCAGTGGCCTCCCCCTGCCATCCTGAACCCGGCCAGACACAGAggcctgcacccagctctgctgtcaaTGGAGATGGGATTGCCTCCCCCCCTCCACCCAACCCCCAAGTAGAGCCACACTCTCCCTCTGGCAGGGAAGGACGCCCCACCAcagccctctgctcagcagtcagcacctctgcacacacacacaggagtGAATCCTGCTCCAAGGGCAGACCTTCAACAGCGCTGACTAGTGCAGCAAACTCCTCAACGACTCAGTCCTTTGGCAAGATCCAAGGTTCCAAAAGGTGTCACTAGAGGCAGTGTCCAGCACAGACATTTGTTGCATTGCCAGGACGTCATCTCAGCGCCAGAGGTGATGCATTTGGGCTTGGGACAAAGCCTGTACAACAAGCTCCTGAAACGTGACCTCTGCAGAAAACGGAGGAAACCCAACGTGGCTGTTCCGATGCTCCCTCGGGCCCGTGCTGTTTAACTCCAGGCCCTGCAAGGGGACTTCCAAGCACCGGCAGCGCCCTCACGTGGCTCCGGCTGTGGCTGTGCCCCCGCCTCGCCCCCGCCCCACCTGCCCGGCCCCACGCACTGCGGGGCACCCCCTGACCCCCCCAGCTCCGCAGGCCcttggctgcctctgctgcaagGGCGCGCTGCTGGCTCGTGTGTGGCTGGGTGCCTCCTGCACCCAAAACCCTTTCCTGAGGCTCTGCTTCCTCGGCAGCCAGCCCCCACCCCGCATTACTCTGGGGGTGCTTCCTGCCCAAGaggaaaatccttttctttgctcctttgcACCATCCTGAGGCTCTGGTCAGCCCCCTTCTCCAGCCTTCCTGCATTCTCCGAAGCCCCCTTGTGACCTACGCTGTCACCACCTGTGTGCCCCGGTTGGGGACCATGCACAAACTGGCCAAGGGTGCCCTCCATCCTAGTTTCATGCCGTCAGCACTctatctctacttgataagattcccctaactccctctctcagtcCCCCCTTTTAGTTAGTAAGTTAGTAAgttcttttctaaaattctaGAAAATTCTAGTAAATTATTGTATTCTCCGAACTCCTTCTCTCATTCCGACTGCTCGTGGCCTTAATGAAAGCATTCAGCAGGACTGGATGTCTCTGGCATTGCCAGCTGCTACTCAGGCAGAACGTGCCGTCCATGCCAAAGCTGCTGGTCAGGGCCTCTGGGAAGGGCTCCCAGGAACTATGAACGTAGTGTGTGATGGTCAGCCATGCTGAAGCACTCCAGATGCTGAGCATTCCTCTGGCGCAAGGGGGGGATCAGTTTACTCTTGGCACTGTGTGATCCCTTTGCTGTGAAATCCCACACGTGGAGGAGTGACAGCCGCCCCTTTGCCTTCAGGAGAACCAGCGTGACATGGGCTGGTTGGGAATCTGTCCCCTCTGCGATGCATTTCTGAGACAATGCTGGCAGGCCTTTATAGACAGGTGTGAGGAGATGGGCCTGGCTCCGGCACTGACTCCCAGGAGGACCTGGCAGTGTCCAGGGGTGGAAATCCCTCACTGACAGGCACTAGCAGGAGCCTCACAGCAGTCTGCTTCTCCTATACATCCCAAGGTGGTCAATGGACAGCCACGCTGAGGCACTCCTAACACTGTTACCCTGAATTAAACCAAGGACCCAAAGATTCCTGATGCAGTCCTTGTTGGGGCCTGAAGTTGGCAGTACCAGAGGGTGATTGTTGCAGTGTGAGGAAAAGGAGGGCTCAGGAGAAAGGAgctgtgtttcagtgcctcTTTCCTGGACACATCTCTGCCAGGCTGGTGCCATCTCCGTTCAGTGGCTCTCAGGCTCCTTCTGACCCTGGGAACCTGCTCCCATGCAGGACTCAAGCACACAGCAGGGGAGAGTGCTGACACTGTGCACGTTCCCTCATGataaagggaaaacaaggaCGCACGCACGTGCTCATCTATACCTGCATGGAGTCATGCACAAATCTGTGCACCCACGTGCGTTCACACAAAGCCAGCTGCACACAGGTTGTCACAAGACAAGAGCAGATGTGTGAACACAAGCAACCAGGCCCTCAGGTGAGTGCACAAGGTGAGCCTATGAGGAGAGGTGCTATATTCTGGACCTCGTTCCCATAGCAGCTGGGCTGACGGAAATGTgaagctcaagggcagccttggctgcagtgactgtGGAATGGTGGAATTGAGGATCCTGAGCACAGCGAGGAGGAAGCACAACAGACTTGATGCCCTGGACTTctggagagcagactttggcctgcTCAGGCATCTGCTTGGCAGTGTACCATGATACAAAGCCCTGAAGGGGAGATGGGCCCAAGAAggctggttaatattcaaggatcacctcctcaAAGCTCAGGAGcgatgcatcccaacaaagacGGAGTCAGGCAAAATGCCAGGAGACCTGCGTGGATGAACATGGAGCAACTGGCTAAACTCAAACATGACAGGGAAGGCCATAGAAGGTGGGAGCAAGGACAGGTAACCTGGAAagaatacagagacattgtctgATGAGTAAGTAGGAGAGCTAAATCAAAGGCAGTATTTAGCCAAGGAAAGAagctttgtttcctctgctctgcctcactgagaccccacctggagtgctgtgttcagctttggggcccCCCAGCACGAGAAACATATagacctgttagagtgggtccagaggagagccatgaagatgatcagaggggaCCCGTCCAGCACTTCTGGTGAGTCTTCTGCCCTCACTGATGCATTCCTGCCCTAGAAATCCTTGGACATTTCATCCCAGCACTCTAAAGAAACCATCGCTGCGGAATGGCCATGGCCTAgatctggaaatgaaaaggcagcagtgcaggaaaCCAACACACAGCCCATATCATTTGTTGGAATGGTTTGCGTTCAAGATGAGCTTGTCAGAAAATTGGTACCTCTGCCAAGGGTGCCCCTGGGCCTGCGGCAATGAAGTACCAGTATAAaaggcagcccagctccctgctctctcaTCCAATTCTCTCGCCTCATCCTCCTTGGGTACCAGGTGAGTCTGaagccctctctcctcctcttccaaagTGGAAGGAACCTTGCATCAAGAGACATCACATCTGGTGGTGGTTCAGTGCTATGCTGGGCCTTGGAGTTCCTTGCCATGGGAGAAGGGTGGAGGGTGACGTTCTGTGTAGAGAGAGGCCTGGACATGGTGCTGAGGCAGCTTTTTGGATTACGCGCTACGGGATTGTCTCATTGGTTCAGGCTGCTCTTTGAAGGGCCCTGTCAGGACAAAGCGATGAAGACTATGAGCCTCCTGGTAGAGCCCCCACATCCACCCTCAGCAGTCATCTTGGCTCCTTTGTTTTGGGTAACAGGGCTGCTCCTCATCTACCCATGCGCTCTGCTTCCTCtctgccctctcctcccaggTGCACGTCCTGCCCCCAGACATGTCCTGCTACAACCAGTGCCTGCCATGCCGGCCCTGTGGCCCGACCCcgctggccagcagctgcaatgAGCCCTGCGTCAGGCAGTGCCAGAACTCCACCGTCGTCATTGAGCCCTCTCCTgtggtggtgaccctgcccggccccatcctcagctccttcccgcaGAACACCGTTGTGGGATCCTCCACCTCCGCTGCCgttggcagcatcctcagctgtgACGGAGTCCCCATCACCTCTGGCTGCTGTGACCTCTCGGGCATTTCCAGCCGCTACTGTGGCAGAAGGTGCCTGCCCTGCTAAAGCCACTGGCCGTGGCCCTGGGGTTCCAGCACGACCATGGTGCTGGACAATAGAAGGAGGAATCTTCAGGTCCTTGCTTTCAGAATGACTGACCTTCCTCACCTCCTCTGGCAGACATCAGCAGGAGCCAGACCAGGGGCTACCCCgagatttctgaaaacatggcCCATGTCTCTCCTTCCATCCCTCCACCtacctccttctctcccttttctttgtgctcttctcctcccttgGGTTGTGAGGCTCCTCAGATCCAGCCCTCCCACTGTGATAACAGCAGACACATGCTCTGCATGATCTCCGCCATGGGCTAGGGACGCTGCCTCTCAGTTGGTCCTGGAGATCCCTGCACTGAAGGGCCTCTGCTCAGAGTgacctgcttttcctctgtacaCTCATTAAAGATTTCTGCATCCCAGCCTGGGCTGTAGATGTTTCTTCCCTCTGCGTATGCCCTCCTGAGCTGCCCAGGGAGAATGGTTTTGCCCTTCGTGTGTACAAGATGGGTGTTTAAGGAgtctcttcccctctcccagaAGAATGGGATGTTGCGACACGCTGCAGAGGGTCCTCTCTTGGGCACTGCCCCTTGGAGCTGAAGAAGACATCCCTGGCTTTCACAGAGCAAGGGGCAATCTACCCTTGCCTTGCAGCGTCTCTGCCCACAGCTCCCCCTGTCCTGCAAACAGAGAGCACAACCTCTGCTGTCCTCACGGGAAATCTACAAGTCTGTGGGAGGCTGTGGAggctgggcaccctgcaggCTCTTAGGAACGGGCTTCCTCTTGCTCAGGACACTGCTGTGCTGGGTAAGCAGGTGGGGACAGAAGATGGATGGCACATGTGGGGAATGGGTGGAGTAAGTGCAGGGATGCCCCACTGCTTCTACTCCACCTTCATCTCCCCTCTTTTGCCCCACCTTGGGGCTATGGCCAGCACACATGGGCATGTGTGGCAGGAACATGTGTCCCATGAGGCCCAACCACCCCCAACACAGCACTTGGCAGGGCCCAGGTGGTGGCACACATGCAGGGCCGACCCCCTTCACAAGTCAGCATTGGTGTTAGCCGTAATGGACCATACATGGCAATCTCCAGTCCCTGAGGACCCTGCACCCCCATGGGCTGGGTCAGTGCAAAGACAGCAAGCAGTTTGCATGCCCCCacgctgctctgtgctgcccacTTGCCCCCAAGCATGCAGCAGCTTTCCTCAGTTTTGCCCAGGACCTGCACTCACAGGGACTTCCTCATGCTCATTTCCACTTTTCCTGACCGTCTGTTTTGCTCCTCCTCAGGCAAGAggttgtttctctgtttcttcctttggttATGTAGAGGCTATCTTCAGGATGTTTGCAGCTCTCTGGTGCCCAGCTGCACTTCAAGGATGCCCATTGTTTCCAGGCCCAGTTCGACTGCTGGCAGACATTTTTCCTGTCAGTGCTTTGCAGCCCCCTGATGTCTGCGCTTTCTCATTACAGCCTGGTTACCTCTGTAACAGCTCCCATCAGCAGGGCACCCTGTCCCTGCTCAATTACAGAGTTGTTTCCTTAGAGATCCACGTATGGTCCTGCTTGGTACAGCCTTGTCATGTCCAGAAGGAATCAACCATGCAGGCAAGAGAGACGAGCCAAAGGTGTTCTGGGGTAGACCCTTTGTCTTTCCTGGTGTCAGAGGAATGGAATCAGCCACAGCTGCAAGAGAACGTAACCAGTTTAGCCCAGGTGAAGGTACGGCACTGCCAGGGCTAAGCTGTGGGGTAGACCCCAGGAAAAAGGCCCAGGCAGAGCTCTGACAAACATTTCTGGTTTCTTGGGATGGCCCATTGCCCTGGAAGGGCTTGGCCTGTGTTGCAACTCAATACAGGACTGGTAGTTCCTGGAGACATAGGTTTCTTAATTGCCCCACTGTTTATTGCCTACCTTGAATGCCCCAGGAGACTGTTAGCAGTATATCAACCTTGGGTGAAGTTCTGGGTGCGTGTCATTGGCAAATGCATAAAACTGTGGGTGgattctgcttctgtgtttgcaCAAGGCAGCTTAGCTTGGATGAGACACCCACTAAGCTAAGCAAACCCCTTTGCTGTGAAATCCCTCATGTGGAGCTGCCCCTTTGCCTTCAGGAGAACCAGCCTGACATGGGCTGGATGGGAATCTGTCCCCTCTGCGATGCATTTCTGAGACAATGCTGGCAGGCCTTTATAGACAGGTGCGAGGAGATGGGCCTGGCTTCAGCACTGACTCCCAGGAGGACCTGGCAGTGTCCAGGGATGGAAATCCCTCACTGACAGGCACTAGCAGGAGCCTCACAGCAGTCTGCTTCTCCTATACATCCCGAGATCATCGGTGGACAGCCACGCTGAGGCACTCCAAACACTGTTACCCTGAATTAAACCAAGGACCCAAACTGTCCTGATACGGTCCTTGTTGGGGCCTGAATTCTGCAGTACCAGAGGGTGATTGTTGCAGCGTGAGGAAAAGGAGGGCTCAGGAGCAAGGAgctgtgtttcagtgcctcTTCCCTGGACACATCTCTGCCAGGCTGGTGCCATCTCCGTTCAGCTGCACTCAGGCTCCAGACCCTTCCAGCAGAACTGAAGTGCCTTGGAGGGGCCGGGCTGGCGGgggccccccggggctgcggggcgacGTGGACCCGGCGGGCGGAGGGG
The sequence above is drawn from the Cygnus olor isolate bCygOlo1 chromosome 25, bCygOlo1.pri.v2, whole genome shotgun sequence genome and encodes:
- the LOC121059545 gene encoding feather keratin Cos1-1/Cos1-3/Cos2-1-like, with the protein product MSCYNQCLPCRPCGPTPLASSCNEPCVRQCQNSTVVIEPSPVVVTLPGPILSSFPQNTVVGSSTSAAVGSILSCDGVPITSGCCDLSGISSRYCGRRCLPC